The Miscanthus floridulus cultivar M001 chromosome 6, ASM1932011v1, whole genome shotgun sequence genomic interval ctatgcggcatgtccgagccctatagcctattactatggcggcatggttgatggagtggtcctgccttTGAAGcgctggagcaacgcgccggtcacatccaaacttgtgcgatgtgggagctccagtgattaCTGGACGCAGGGCCTGGTGAGCGACGTGTTGGTTGCTATGCGTTGACTACGTGAGGAGCCAAGGCCTAGCTGGTGCCAAGGCCGAGCCATTATTGGGAGCTCGGTAGGTGCACATCTTGAGGTTGCTGAGACCTCAAAGCAGACTGCCAAGGCGTGAAGGGAGCTGTTGGTTCTGTGCACTAATTCTGAGGCTATAGTAACCTGGACCTGACTTTGCACGCCGCGTTGTTTTTGGAACatgggttaggtagcacagtatAGTACAGGCACCAGTCATGGGCACAGTACTGAGCACAGTGGTTGGTAACCCCTGTCCAGTCATGTCTTGGGCGGTatggcttcgatgtgactggcGTCTAGTCAGCcacgccgctgtgtcgagccgccgttcggctgatatcgcgggagcggtCGAACATGTCGGTCGCACGTGACGTCTTGTCCAGGAAGTTGGTCGAGGTGGAAGCGACGGGGTTGTTTTACCGAGTCGGCCTTGAGCAAGGCAGAGAATCGATGTCTCGTCCGAGGCTGTACgcgcagggcctcgggcgagacggagaattggttcctcggCCGAGACCTTTCTCgtgaggcctctagcgaggcggagatttggtaggccatccgaggccttccgtgcaaggcctctagcaaggcagaGAATAGGTGGCTTCTGACATGGCCGGGGTTTGGCCAAcagttgtcccttggctttgacttttgtggagtctaagtgatttttttttattgttgcttaggggaccccttctcgtggtacccgacagtactcggctagatctgactcatatttgatccaagtgtccttttgctgcttagcacggtgttgacttccttgtttcaatttgttctttctttctctcgcttgtctctgactcttagtctcaccattgtgcccctagataaatggtgatatgttggatttggattcatctgaagaccttatGTCGGGTACTtctagggggatcaatggtgatcaagGATGGCAAATCAttaatacttctctagcgtgagttgttctatcatcgtcgttgatttccgtgctgccagagctgttgataacttcagtagaggtttcaaggtcatagatcgagtctccctcttggtagggtagagttgctgttgtcgtatcgtcatctagttgggtgccgtcatcCTTAGGAATggtacctggccagtgaacgatgcagtcttgagatgttatagttaaaacgagaccttcctaggctcccttcagtggcattctaagcactagatcgaggaatccttcgggccgtgtctgataagacgctaccatgttgtggagtccgaacgaaaGAGGACCtaacttctttgaagtactctgagtgtactccgaatagtattcttgataggttgacgtcatgtcccagagctttgttagaaaagaactcggttttctgaaagaactTGGATAAGACTTCGTCTCAGAAGCAGAACTTGAGTTCAAGTCAGATGCGCAAAGTCGTGGAACCTGAGTTgaatcggacatcacgagctgtgcgaatcttctagTGATTTGATTCATCATAGTCGCTGAAATAGGAAAGttttcatggtgatccgaatcttcgagaaGACGGCTTTGAAGCTTGCCATCGTTGCCTACCATGCAGATCCACGAACTGAAGATGAAGGATGATcccgttgagaagatcatgttgtcaaggtccatcgagctctcggatgcaaattcaccgaaagatccctacctggtgcgccagctgtcgatgtttgaccactgatagcctgccacaggggtccctgaggcagtatgttcaggcttcagcatatgcaaAACTCaacggttaatgcaagagacagtcgatttatcctggttcgggcccttgaTCTTAGATCGAGTAatatccctacatccagtcggcattagcctttgcgttggattgattgtaaagtgttgtgttgtataaTTGTTTTctaaactcccgatccaaggagccctatcctcctttatatagtcaagaggccagagtcctagtcggtttacaatgagagttcatagtaggattacagaataatattactgctaagattacaggggaaaatcctagttaggctagttcttctcccttccttgtggagTATCCCGTGGATCCTGCACCGATAGGTCTGCACTTCACAcctattgttatgggcttcacACCGACTTAGAGTTCCTCAGTGCTTGTGACTGACACCCCAGTATCCAGGAGTCTTGGTGTgacatttagtgagttgacagggtagcctacaccgTTAGAGCTAAGCGTCCCTATTTcttccatagttgctcctattactgggactacagagatgctttcatcatctgttgcatcatctgAGCCACCTGCTTTAGTGATACCTACAGAGTCACATGCCTCACCTGTCCTAGagcagacccagactgcttcagcttcacttctagcgatagagggtcagacagcttcaAGCTCtagatcagaggatgatgctacataGTTTCAGATCGCTCATTGCACCTTAGTGCCCGACTTGTCTGCTCCTACCCCGCCGacagacccttaggttttggtgcttgatgccaaagggggagagtgatcgagtatgttagatctagggggagcgatatatctagggggagcttatgatttattactttttggctttttatgtgtgatatattattatgcattcatgtttactttcatggaTTGAACTATATACATATGAGTGTGAtacttatgtgatatgtgatatgtgtgctccctactttgatctatatatatgtcatgtcactttattatgctcatttgctttgcttctgcgttttactccaattcaaatgagctttatttcttgtactcatgcttacttcatatctattgagtacatcatgttggcttgggtcatataagcatgtctaactcttttgctcttattgtcaaaagcttatatgaaccaagcatgttgaaaacctcatctctttcatatactcgaggttgtattgtcatcaatcaccaaaaaggggaagattgaaagcatctaggcccttagttgggtttcggtgattaatgacaatatgagattattatgactaacgtgtgttttatagaggtaattaagttaggtcatggtaatggcaattgattgggcaatcatggttgtcatgcccttaTGAtgtaaatcattttggtttttaaaggatggatgataaggttaaggatggactagttctaagtgtcgtttggtgttgaagagacacttagagtagtttaagactttgtttttcctttgaccgtactattaagggggatatagactagtagcttgacctaggtgagtctagtgggttaggtgtgatgcacacttgtcaaatctagcactaggtagctcaggagtagccctaagatcaattggagcaaacttcattcacatatgatttcgagttagaAGTAAATaaagggtcaaatgttgaccagacGTTGAtccagttgtgaccggacgctggctgtagagtccgatcagttcatttgattaaggAGAAGTCATCTAgttgtgaccgaatgctgagtgaaaagtgatcaGACACTAGGTGCTAGAGTCCAGTcaactccaataaggttccagagagggagaatcctgatcggatgcgtccgatcagtgttgatcggacgctggtcaggtttcggttactgaccggatgctgaacagcaaagtgaccggactttaggtgccagcgttcgatcaatatcagtaaggttccaaagagcagtttttgtgaccggacgcaggtcagagtccggtcacaacttagcGGCTCTATGACGGGGATAActgaccagagtgtccggtcaccttgactggAGCATCCAGCCACcttgactagagcgtccggtcaccccgcagagtgttGATTCAACCTTCTAATGCTTTGTTTTGAATAAGGGGGTATaagtacttcctctattcataCAAGAGATgtctcttgcctatttgttcagTTGAGAAATACCCTTAAGAGTgcttaggagagcaagagcctagtgtagtaattgagatttgagaatccaagattaagacctcattagtgcaaggagagtagcaagtgtgcatccatccttctcattaggcttgttgtggtcaagtgagagttcgtgcttgttactcttggtgatcgccatcacctagacggcttggtggtgatcagaAGTTTGATGATCattcggcagagcttgtggaagacccaactcaagttgtgagcggttgtgggcgattcaccacgacagagtgtcgaagaatcagcccatagagagctcttgatccttgcgcggatcaagggggagctacacccttgcacgggtgctccgacaaggactagtggggagtgtcgactctccgatacctcagcaaaacatcgtcgcgttccttcttcactctttactttaagcatttacatttgagcaattcatttcttgtctttatattgttagaattatcatgctagagtaggattgaaagttagggtgctaaacttttgtgcgatagatcaatagaatcactttctaggcacaagggatgaagtgggctaagtgtatgatttaattattacaaagaattttagaattagcccaattcacccccctcttgggcatcttgattctttcaattGTCATACAATAATTTGTCAATAGATTTAGGGCCGGTTTGATGCTAAGGGCTAATTGTTAGCTATATAAAAATTAATTAAAATTAGCCCTAGCACATCTAAACAGGATGGCTAATAAATGggctattttttttataaaattttaaGCAGTTGTTAATCAACTAGATAGCTACCTTCAATTAATTTACGCTAAATTTTTAGTCCTAATAACTAGTCCTGAATATAGGGCCCATTTGGTTTTTGATCAAAATCTGTTGTGCCCTAGCTTTGGCAAGCAAAATTTTGACAAAAAAGTTTATAGATTCGGCAAGCCAAATGTGAGAGGTTGGTAAGTTTTGATAGCAAACCTTGGGCCTGTTTGGGAGAGCTCTATCTGATTTTGATTCTCTATGAGAGCTGATTCTCTGAGAGAAGTGATTCCGTGGCTGAAAGTGATTCTTGATTCTTTAGCATAAACCCTCAAAATCACGATGAAGAATCACTTCACATAATCAGAAGAAGTGTTTTTTTAGCTCCCAGCCTCTTTAGAGAATCACTTCATAGTAGATAatcatttttctttaaaaattATTTGGCAGAGCTCCTGCTGGATTCAACAGAGAATCAGTTCTGAGAGCCCAAAAGAGACCCAAATAACAACCAAAATTATGGCTTGCAAAATCTTTAGCTTAGGTATATTTTGGAAGTTAGCCCTCGTCTAAACAGGCCCCAGTTCAGACAGAAGAAGAAATGCAAAGGTCGGCCCAGTAAGCCATCGTCGCTTTTCACAGCCCATCAACGAGGCATCCGCGTTCGCACATTGCACTAGCTCCCCACACTCCACACCAGAGCCGCCGCCGTTTCTTGATCTCTCACCGGCGAGCGGCGACTCGTCCGGTCGTCCCTCGCCACTGGGCGTGGCGGACGCAGGAGAAGACACAGGATGAGGGCTGTGGTGCAGCGCGTCCTCTCGGCGAGTGTCGAGGTGAGCGCCCTCTTCAGTTCACTGCAATTCGCTCGGAATCTTCCCTGAATGCTTCTTCTGTTGGGTCGCCGCAGGTCGAGGGGCGAATAGTGTCGGCGATCGGCCCTGgactcctcgtcctcgtcggccTCCACGAGGCGGACACCGACTCCGACGCCGACTACATGTATACAATCCTCTCCGTTCATCCCCCTCCCACTTCCTCCAATTCTTGTTTATACTGCTAGTGCTAGCCGTTGTCTCAATTCTTGTATGTTTAGACATGATTACATCTTTATAACTCATCAGAATCTGCAGTGGGAATGTGTTCGTCCAGATATCAGTCAGCTGTGTTGATTCAGTGACGAGTAACCTGAGCTGCGGAGTGATTGAGATGCAGGATGTCATAATGATCCTTGATAAATGAACGATAATACTAGTCACTTGTACTACTAAGTAATCTGTTGTGTGGTATGCCTTTTGTATTAGTACCACAATGCATTGGTGGCAGCTTCTTTATTGGTAATCTTTGGCAAACATTATGATTTATGCGTCCAAAGCACCGGGCTGGTTTCATTTCTTGTTCATTTACCAAAGTCTGTCACCTTTTTGTTTTCTGATATGTTACTAACTTACCATCTTTTTTATGAAATTTtgtttatgctgaaatgttaAGTTTGCATGGCCTGCTGTTATATCTCTAATTGAATGCTAATATTACCCTTACATAGTTGTCGGAAGGTCCTGAACATGAGGCTGTTTCCAAACGACAAGACTGAAAAAGCATGGGATCGAAGTGTAAGCCTCAGATCCATCCTGGCCCAATAGAAGAATAAAGTTGGCTTACTTGAGAATGCTAATTATTTACTGCACTTCATATGAGCTTTGAAGACAAACTTAAATAAGCTTTTTCCTCCCTGCAGGTTATGCAGCGTAACTTTGAGGTGCTATTAGGTAATGTGATGATGCAACCTTGCCCCATGTGTAAAATATAAGCAGCCTCCATTAAATCTGTTATTAACTACTACGTTTCTGATCTGATATCTTATTCAGTCAGTCAGTTCACCTTATATGGCATCCTGAAGGGTAGTAAGCCAGATTTTCATGTGGCTATGCCACCTGCAAAAGCGAAACCATTCTATGCTTCTCTAGTTGAGAAATTTCAAAGGTCATACTCAGCTGATTCAGTGAAAGGTAacaaatatgcattttataattcATTGTGCTTTACACGGTTTACCAACCTTGTTTCTTGATTATCAAATCAATGTTCTTTTTCCATTTGTTAACATGGATCTGCCTATATTTGGGATTTGCCTGTCATGATTGATGCATTCGTTGTAACTTCCCACACTCCCCATGGTCCTGCATTGAACATTCTTTTCTGCTGGATGTGCATTTCATCTTCTCGATAGTCACGTCCTGTTATGTTATGCCACTAACATAGCTATTTCTTTAGTGATGTTCTGCTCACTTGTTTACTTTGCTGAAATATTGTCATGAGTATGTCTATGCTCCCCATACTCATAATACACGATCTTCTTGCACTTATTATTGTTGCTGCTGCTACTATTGCTTTTGCACTATGCTCCATCTACATGTAAAGATTTCTGCCATGAGTCACCGTATCATATGAAAATAAATGTGACAATGTTCCTACTTTGACTGGCAGATGGCGTTTTTGGAACGATGATGAAGGTGTCTCTGAGTGAAACATGTTATTTGCCTAATTGCCTTCATAGCATTTGACCTTTTCAGAAAAAGGGTAAATTAGAAG includes:
- the LOC136457601 gene encoding uncharacterized protein isoform X1, giving the protein MRAVVQRVLSASVEVEGRIVSAIGPGLLVLVGLHEADTDSDADYICRKVLNMRLFPNDKTEKAWDRSVMQRNFEVLLVSQFTLYGILKGSKPDFHVAMPPAKAKPFYASLVEKFQRSYSADSVKDGVFGTMMKVSLVNDGPVTMQIDSPSPQGAAQSSNDDDDLVTDGEARVPKETC
- the LOC136457601 gene encoding uncharacterized protein isoform X2, which codes for MRAVVQRVLSASVEVEGRIVSAIGPGLLVLVGLHEADTDSDADYICRKVLNMRLFPNDKTEKAWDRSVMQRNFEVLLVSQFTLYGILKGSKPDFHVAMPPAKAKPFYASLVEKFQRSYSADSVKDGVFGTMMKVSLVNDGPVTMQIDSPSPQGAAQSRW